One window of the Montipora foliosa isolate CH-2021 chromosome 4, ASM3666993v2, whole genome shotgun sequence genome contains the following:
- the LOC137999955 gene encoding ATP-binding cassette sub-family C member 4-like isoform X1, with product MAVERIHTTVNPRTKATFVGKFLTFWWMNDIFKKGYKHPLKNDDIYKILPEDKSKELTDRLESLWNEEAQDAKKKNRKPRLRNAFIKFLGFPYLFLATLPLVEEGMKILSPLLISRLLTFFYPVPGLSKTDVYITAVGLLLVVMTEVILHAPNFFAHTRYGLQLRVAAGSLVYRKAMRLSQAALSETTTGHIVNLMTSDIQILEMAVKFAHYIWIAPLAITVVAVLCWNEIGLAALPGVLLFVLLVPFQGFIGRYFARLRTKIAVLSDQRIKVMNEIISGMRVIKMYTWERPFAKLVAELRRRETKTIKLSAFFRAIHGALYLCALSIVNLLVFATYTMTGQILTAEKLFFVLGLFMSVRSCFTSFFNMGVMYVKEASVSEKRLQRFLELEEKDARSSAELQSMDSEMVAPQMQLTDITAYWDQTLSPTLKNVTLEAKPGELHIVIGPVGAGKSSLLMAILGELPVFDGDRKVFGKIGYASQQPWIFSGTVKENIVFGEEFAQDRYLKVIEACALQKDLQLFHSGDSTLVGERGVVLSGGQKARISLARAVYHNADIYLLDDPLSAVDTHVGRELFDKCILGLLKEKICVLVTHQLQFLKDATSILCLKEGSCVDQGSLTELSRVDVQSLMALPESDSDSTIEADDIEMVGKSQEANSSPTAAVNSVESTSKQPAEKEDRFTGTVTRKVYFDYWKAGAGITKILLLIIIFLSVQASIMTSDWWLAHWADIEDEHAALAKNHSNYNLDLSHRRKRYIGIYGALVVSSFLLAFAAAGFFLYIAICASRNLHNFMFENLLGATIYFFDHNPVGRVLNRFSKDIGQMDNLLPYTFYEYCRLMLMAFAVLLLNVVAMPYLLAAAIPIVGMFLFIRHYYLKTSREIKRLEAMNRNPLYSHISATIQGLTTIRAYSVEGRFRDMYHVYQDDHTATWFLFQAGSRWLGCRLDFMCAMFIIVATFTPLLMAEGGISISAGVVGLALTYSKMLTGAFQWGIRQSAEVESLMTSVERVMEYSHLEQETQPNDKTVDVPKDWPKYGIITAEGLYYAHHHTLPYVLKKMNFCIRAQEKVGVVGRTGAGKSSLIAALFRLAEPEGIIRIDAIPITDISLGDLRRNLSIIPQDPVLFSGSLRKNLDPFRQYEDSQLWNALEEVQLKETVSELPDGLETKLTEGGSNFSVGQRQLVCLARAVLKHNKILIIDEATANVDHSTDALIQETIRSKFQSCTVITIAHRLNTIMDSDRVMVLDEGKLVEFDAPYLLLQDKESLFSKMVEHTSEHLKTNLYDVARQAFHLRHELTEDSELEALRRPSNETIPLQNEEEKPEPELEPEQENEDDFDDLILPMVRRSSSLEKEKLLSESTVS from the exons ATGGCTGTCGAACGGATTCACACGACGGTTAATCCAAGAACTAAAGCAACCTTTGTCGGCAAGTTTTTAACCTTTTG GTGGATGAATGATATATTTAAGAAAGGATACAAACACCCACTGAAAAATGATGATATTTATAAAATTTTGCCTGAGGATAAAAGTAAAGAGTTAACAGACAGATTGGAAAG CCTGTGGAATGAGGAAGCACAagatgccaaaaagaaaaacagaaaaccaAGGCTTAGGAATGCTTTCATAAAATTTTTAGGATTTCCCTATTTATTTCTTGCAACGCTTCCTTTAGTAGAG gAGGGAATGAAAATTCTTTCACCACTTCTTATTTCCAGACTACTTACCTTCTTTTATCCAGTACCTGGTTTAAGCAAAACAGATGTCTATATTACTGCAGTGGGTCTTTTACTTGTTGTAATGACTGAAGTGATACTTCATGCTCCAAACTTTTTTGCACATACAAGATATGGTTTACAATTGAGAGTTGCTGCTGGTTCACTTGTCTATAGAAAG GCAATGCGTCTGAGCCAGGCTGCTTTATCCGAAACGACAACTGGTCATATAGTGAATCTTATGACCAGCGACATACAGATATTGGAAATG GCAGTAAAGTTTGCACATTACATCTGGATAGCACCATTAGCAATAACTGTGGTAGCAGTCCTCTGTTGGAATGAAATTGGACTGGCTGCTCTTCCTGGAGTTCTTCTCTTTGTACTTCTTGTACCATTTCAAGGATTCATCGGCAGATATTTTGCCAGACTAAG AACCAAGATTGCCGTTTTATCTGATCAGCGTATTAAAGTGATGAATGAAATAATCTCAGGTATGAGAGTTATCAAGATGTACACATGGGAAAGACCCTTTGCCAAACTAGTGGCTGAATTACGAAG gcgagaaacaaaaacaattaagtTATCAGCTTTCTTCCGTGCTATCCATGGGGCACTCTATCTTTGTGCTTTATCCATTGTCAACTTGCTGGTTTTTGCTACATATACGATGACTGGCCAAATTCTTACTGCTGAAAAGTTGTTTTTTGTCTTGGGACTATTTATGAGTGTCAGATCTTGCTTCACCTCTTTTTTCAACATGGGTGTAATGTATGTGAAAGAGGCCTCTGTTTCAGAAAAGCGATTACAG AGGTTCTTAGAACTGGAAGAAAAGGATGCACGCTCATCTGCTGAATTACAGAGCATGGACAGTGAAATGGTTGCCCCACAGATGCAGTTAACTGACATTACAGCATACTGGGATCAG ACTCTAAGCCCAACACTTAAGAATGTCACCTTGGAAGCGAAACCG GGTGAGCTGCATATTGTAATTGGGCCAGTTGGCGCAGGAAAG TCCTCATTATTAATGGCTATTCTCGGAGAATTGCCAGTTTTTGACGGCGACAGGAAGGTTTTTGGAAAAATAGGCTATGCATCCCAACAACcttggatattttctggaacagtaaaagaaaatattgttttcggTGAAGAATTCGCCCAGGATCGCTATCTCAAAGTCATTGAAGCATGTGCGTTACAAAAG GACCTGCAGCTTTTTCACAGTGGGGATTCTACTTTGGTTGGGGAAAGAGGCGTAGTACTTAGTGGTGGACAAAAAGCCCGTATCAGCCTGGCGAG AGCTGTTTATCACAATGCAGACATTTATCTTCTGGATGATCCTTTAAGTGCTGTAGATACACACGTGGGACGTGAACTCTTTGACAA ATGCATTCTAGGGTTACTGAAGGAAAAGATCTGTGTTTTGGTAACTCATCAACTGCAATTTCTCAAAGATGCAACGTCAATTCTTTGCCTTAAGGAA GGCTCGTGCGTCGACCAAGGTTCGCTTACAGAGTTATCACGTGTTGATGTTCAATCTCTAATGGCCCTTCCAGAATCTGATTCCGATAGCACAATTGAAGCTGATGATATAGAAATGGTGGGAAAAAGTCAAGAGGCAAATTCAAGTCCAACAGCAGCTGTTAATTCTGTG GAGTCAACAAGTAAGCAACCAGCTGAGAAAGAAGATCGCTTTACTGGAACAGTTACTAGGAAAGTGTACTTTGATTACTGGAAAGCTGGTGCTGGCATTACAAAGATCTTGCTTTTGATTATTATTTTCCTGTCCGTTCAG GCATCAATCATGACTTCAGATTGGTGGCTTGCTCACTG GGCAGATATTGAGGATGAGCATGCTGCGCTGGCGAAAAACCATTCAAATTACAACCTTGACCTCTCTCATAGGAGGAAGCGATACATTGGCATTTATGGTGCACTTGTGGTCAGCTCATTCCTTTTGGCATTTGCAGCTGCAGGGTTTTTTCTTTATATCGCCATATGTGCTTCACGAAATCTTCACAACTTTATGTTTGAGAACCTTCTGGGAGCGACCATCTACTTCTTTGATCATAACCCAGTTG GAAGGGTGTTGAACAGATTCTCAAAGGATATTGGTCAAATGGACAACCTGTTGCCGTACACATTTTATGAGTATTGTCGG CTCATGCTCATGGCCTTCGCGGTTTTGTTATTGAATGTGGTAGCAATGCCCTACCTTCTTGCAGCCGCCATCCCTATTGTAGGGATGTTCCTGTTTATACGACATTACTATTTGAAGACTTCAAGAGAAATCAAACGCCTTGAAGCAATGA ACCGCAATCCTTTGTACTCTCACATATCTGCCACCATTCAAGGTCTCACCACTATCCGGGCATACTCAGTCGAAGGCAGGTTTAGGGACATGTATCATGTCTATCAAGATGATCACACGGCCACGTGGTTTTTATTCCAAGCGGGATCGAGGTGGCTTGGATGCAGGCTGGATTTCATGTGTGCCATGTTTATTATTGTGGCGACATTTACTCCTCTTTTGATGGCAGAGGGCGGGATTA GTATTTCTGCTGGAGTGGTGGGCCTCGCTCTCACGTATTCCAAAATGTTGACCGGTGCATTCCAGTGGGGTATACGACAGAGCGCCGAGGTGGAGAGCCTG ATGACTTCAGTGGAGCGTGTGATGGAATACAGCCATCTTGAACAAGAAACGCAACCCAACGACAAAACTGTCGATGTACCAAAGGATTGGCCCAAGTATGGAATAATAACGGCTGAAGGTCTCTACTACGCACATCACCACACGTTGCCGTACGTGCtcaaaaagatgaatttttgcatTCGAGCACAAGAAAAG GTCGGCGTTGTTGGTAGAACTGGTGCTGGAAAGTCATCATTAATAGCTGCTCTATTCAGGCTGGCAGAACCGGAAGGAATCATTAGGATAGATGCCATTCCTATCACAGATATTTCACTTGGGGACTTGAGACGTAATTTGTCCATCATTCCTCAG gaCCCAGTCCTTTTTAGTGGAAGCCTTAGGAAAAATCTGGACCCGTTCCGACAATACGAGGACTCGCAACTGTGGAATGCTTTGGAAGAG GTACAACTCAAGGAAACAGTATCTGAGCTACCAGATGGCTTGGAAACTAAGCTTACCGAGGGTGGTTCAAATTTTAGCGTAGGCCAGCGGCAGCTCGTGTGCTTGGCACGCGCAGTCTTGAAGCATAATAAAATATTGATCATAGATGAAGCAACTGCGAATGTGGATCACAG CACGGACGCTTTAATCCAGGAGACTATACGTAGCAAGTTTCAAAGCTGCACAGTTATAACCATTGCTCATCGACTCAACACCATTATGGACTCAGACAGAGTTATG GTACTGGACGAGGGAAAACTTGTGGAGTTCGATGCGCCGTACTTATTACTCCAAGACAAGGAAAGTTTGTTTTCGAAAATGGTGGAGCACACCAGCGAACATTTAAAGACAAATCTATACGATGTAGCCCGCCAGGCATTTCATTTGAGACACGAACTAACTGAAGATAGCGAGTTGGAAGCATTGAGGAGGCCGAGTAACGAGACAATACCATTGCAGAATGAAGAAGAAAAACCTGAACCTGAACTTGAACCTGAACAAGAAAATGAGGACGATTTTGATGATTTAATTTTACCCATGGTTAGGAGAAGTTCCTcattagaaaaagaaaagctgTTGAGCGAATCAACTGTTTCATGA
- the LOC137999955 gene encoding ATP-binding cassette sub-family C member 4-like isoform X4, whose amino-acid sequence MTEVILHAPNFFAHTRYGLQLRVAAGSLVYRKAMRLSQAALSETTTGHIVNLMTSDIQILEMAVKFAHYIWIAPLAITVVAVLCWNEIGLAALPGVLLFVLLVPFQGFIGRYFARLRTKIAVLSDQRIKVMNEIISGMRVIKMYTWERPFAKLVAELRRRETKTIKLSAFFRAIHGALYLCALSIVNLLVFATYTMTGQILTAEKLFFVLGLFMSVRSCFTSFFNMGVMYVKEASVSEKRLQRFLELEEKDARSSAELQSMDSEMVAPQMQLTDITAYWDQTLSPTLKNVTLEAKPGELHIVIGPVGAGKSSLLMAILGELPVFDGDRKVFGKIGYASQQPWIFSGTVKENIVFGEEFAQDRYLKVIEACALQKDLQLFHSGDSTLVGERGVVLSGGQKARISLARAVYHNADIYLLDDPLSAVDTHVGRELFDKCILGLLKEKICVLVTHQLQFLKDATSILCLKEGSCVDQGSLTELSRVDVQSLMALPESDSDSTIEADDIEMVGKSQEANSSPTAAVNSVESTSKQPAEKEDRFTGTVTRKVYFDYWKAGAGITKILLLIIIFLSVQASIMTSDWWLAHWADIEDEHAALAKNHSNYNLDLSHRRKRYIGIYGALVVSSFLLAFAAAGFFLYIAICASRNLHNFMFENLLGATIYFFDHNPVGRVLNRFSKDIGQMDNLLPYTFYEYCRLMLMAFAVLLLNVVAMPYLLAAAIPIVGMFLFIRHYYLKTSREIKRLEAMNRNPLYSHISATIQGLTTIRAYSVEGRFRDMYHVYQDDHTATWFLFQAGSRWLGCRLDFMCAMFIIVATFTPLLMAEGGISISAGVVGLALTYSKMLTGAFQWGIRQSAEVESLMTSVERVMEYSHLEQETQPNDKTVDVPKDWPKYGIITAEGLYYAHHHTLPYVLKKMNFCIRAQEKVGVVGRTGAGKSSLIAALFRLAEPEGIIRIDAIPITDISLGDLRRNLSIIPQDPVLFSGSLRKNLDPFRQYEDSQLWNALEEVQLKETVSELPDGLETKLTEGGSNFSVGQRQLVCLARAVLKHNKILIIDEATANVDHSTDALIQETIRSKFQSCTVITIAHRLNTIMDSDRVMVLDEGKLVEFDAPYLLLQDKESLFSKMVEHTSEHLKTNLYDVARQAFHLRHELTEDSELEALRRPSNETIPLQNEEEKPEPELEPEQENEDDFDDLILPMVRRSSSLEKEKLLSESTVS is encoded by the exons ATGACTGAAGTGATACTTCATGCTCCAAACTTTTTTGCACATACAAGATATGGTTTACAATTGAGAGTTGCTGCTGGTTCACTTGTCTATAGAAAG GCAATGCGTCTGAGCCAGGCTGCTTTATCCGAAACGACAACTGGTCATATAGTGAATCTTATGACCAGCGACATACAGATATTGGAAATG GCAGTAAAGTTTGCACATTACATCTGGATAGCACCATTAGCAATAACTGTGGTAGCAGTCCTCTGTTGGAATGAAATTGGACTGGCTGCTCTTCCTGGAGTTCTTCTCTTTGTACTTCTTGTACCATTTCAAGGATTCATCGGCAGATATTTTGCCAGACTAAG AACCAAGATTGCCGTTTTATCTGATCAGCGTATTAAAGTGATGAATGAAATAATCTCAGGTATGAGAGTTATCAAGATGTACACATGGGAAAGACCCTTTGCCAAACTAGTGGCTGAATTACGAAG gcgagaaacaaaaacaattaagtTATCAGCTTTCTTCCGTGCTATCCATGGGGCACTCTATCTTTGTGCTTTATCCATTGTCAACTTGCTGGTTTTTGCTACATATACGATGACTGGCCAAATTCTTACTGCTGAAAAGTTGTTTTTTGTCTTGGGACTATTTATGAGTGTCAGATCTTGCTTCACCTCTTTTTTCAACATGGGTGTAATGTATGTGAAAGAGGCCTCTGTTTCAGAAAAGCGATTACAG AGGTTCTTAGAACTGGAAGAAAAGGATGCACGCTCATCTGCTGAATTACAGAGCATGGACAGTGAAATGGTTGCCCCACAGATGCAGTTAACTGACATTACAGCATACTGGGATCAG ACTCTAAGCCCAACACTTAAGAATGTCACCTTGGAAGCGAAACCG GGTGAGCTGCATATTGTAATTGGGCCAGTTGGCGCAGGAAAG TCCTCATTATTAATGGCTATTCTCGGAGAATTGCCAGTTTTTGACGGCGACAGGAAGGTTTTTGGAAAAATAGGCTATGCATCCCAACAACcttggatattttctggaacagtaaaagaaaatattgttttcggTGAAGAATTCGCCCAGGATCGCTATCTCAAAGTCATTGAAGCATGTGCGTTACAAAAG GACCTGCAGCTTTTTCACAGTGGGGATTCTACTTTGGTTGGGGAAAGAGGCGTAGTACTTAGTGGTGGACAAAAAGCCCGTATCAGCCTGGCGAG AGCTGTTTATCACAATGCAGACATTTATCTTCTGGATGATCCTTTAAGTGCTGTAGATACACACGTGGGACGTGAACTCTTTGACAA ATGCATTCTAGGGTTACTGAAGGAAAAGATCTGTGTTTTGGTAACTCATCAACTGCAATTTCTCAAAGATGCAACGTCAATTCTTTGCCTTAAGGAA GGCTCGTGCGTCGACCAAGGTTCGCTTACAGAGTTATCACGTGTTGATGTTCAATCTCTAATGGCCCTTCCAGAATCTGATTCCGATAGCACAATTGAAGCTGATGATATAGAAATGGTGGGAAAAAGTCAAGAGGCAAATTCAAGTCCAACAGCAGCTGTTAATTCTGTG GAGTCAACAAGTAAGCAACCAGCTGAGAAAGAAGATCGCTTTACTGGAACAGTTACTAGGAAAGTGTACTTTGATTACTGGAAAGCTGGTGCTGGCATTACAAAGATCTTGCTTTTGATTATTATTTTCCTGTCCGTTCAG GCATCAATCATGACTTCAGATTGGTGGCTTGCTCACTG GGCAGATATTGAGGATGAGCATGCTGCGCTGGCGAAAAACCATTCAAATTACAACCTTGACCTCTCTCATAGGAGGAAGCGATACATTGGCATTTATGGTGCACTTGTGGTCAGCTCATTCCTTTTGGCATTTGCAGCTGCAGGGTTTTTTCTTTATATCGCCATATGTGCTTCACGAAATCTTCACAACTTTATGTTTGAGAACCTTCTGGGAGCGACCATCTACTTCTTTGATCATAACCCAGTTG GAAGGGTGTTGAACAGATTCTCAAAGGATATTGGTCAAATGGACAACCTGTTGCCGTACACATTTTATGAGTATTGTCGG CTCATGCTCATGGCCTTCGCGGTTTTGTTATTGAATGTGGTAGCAATGCCCTACCTTCTTGCAGCCGCCATCCCTATTGTAGGGATGTTCCTGTTTATACGACATTACTATTTGAAGACTTCAAGAGAAATCAAACGCCTTGAAGCAATGA ACCGCAATCCTTTGTACTCTCACATATCTGCCACCATTCAAGGTCTCACCACTATCCGGGCATACTCAGTCGAAGGCAGGTTTAGGGACATGTATCATGTCTATCAAGATGATCACACGGCCACGTGGTTTTTATTCCAAGCGGGATCGAGGTGGCTTGGATGCAGGCTGGATTTCATGTGTGCCATGTTTATTATTGTGGCGACATTTACTCCTCTTTTGATGGCAGAGGGCGGGATTA GTATTTCTGCTGGAGTGGTGGGCCTCGCTCTCACGTATTCCAAAATGTTGACCGGTGCATTCCAGTGGGGTATACGACAGAGCGCCGAGGTGGAGAGCCTG ATGACTTCAGTGGAGCGTGTGATGGAATACAGCCATCTTGAACAAGAAACGCAACCCAACGACAAAACTGTCGATGTACCAAAGGATTGGCCCAAGTATGGAATAATAACGGCTGAAGGTCTCTACTACGCACATCACCACACGTTGCCGTACGTGCtcaaaaagatgaatttttgcatTCGAGCACAAGAAAAG GTCGGCGTTGTTGGTAGAACTGGTGCTGGAAAGTCATCATTAATAGCTGCTCTATTCAGGCTGGCAGAACCGGAAGGAATCATTAGGATAGATGCCATTCCTATCACAGATATTTCACTTGGGGACTTGAGACGTAATTTGTCCATCATTCCTCAG gaCCCAGTCCTTTTTAGTGGAAGCCTTAGGAAAAATCTGGACCCGTTCCGACAATACGAGGACTCGCAACTGTGGAATGCTTTGGAAGAG GTACAACTCAAGGAAACAGTATCTGAGCTACCAGATGGCTTGGAAACTAAGCTTACCGAGGGTGGTTCAAATTTTAGCGTAGGCCAGCGGCAGCTCGTGTGCTTGGCACGCGCAGTCTTGAAGCATAATAAAATATTGATCATAGATGAAGCAACTGCGAATGTGGATCACAG CACGGACGCTTTAATCCAGGAGACTATACGTAGCAAGTTTCAAAGCTGCACAGTTATAACCATTGCTCATCGACTCAACACCATTATGGACTCAGACAGAGTTATG GTACTGGACGAGGGAAAACTTGTGGAGTTCGATGCGCCGTACTTATTACTCCAAGACAAGGAAAGTTTGTTTTCGAAAATGGTGGAGCACACCAGCGAACATTTAAAGACAAATCTATACGATGTAGCCCGCCAGGCATTTCATTTGAGACACGAACTAACTGAAGATAGCGAGTTGGAAGCATTGAGGAGGCCGAGTAACGAGACAATACCATTGCAGAATGAAGAAGAAAAACCTGAACCTGAACTTGAACCTGAACAAGAAAATGAGGACGATTTTGATGATTTAATTTTACCCATGGTTAGGAGAAGTTCCTcattagaaaaagaaaagctgTTGAGCGAATCAACTGTTTCATGA